A section of the Orenia marismortui DSM 5156 genome encodes:
- a CDS encoding YetF domain-containing protein, producing the protein MRVIIEIIIQTLVAFYATFFFARIIGKKQIGELTFYDYINGITFGSIAGNMASDLDQRTWQHFIGLFLFAALTFLMQYIALKNRKVRKVIEGEATILIHQGKILEDNLRKTRFNLEDLLSELRKNNIFDIRDAHFAILETDGKLSVLPNANKKSLTPQDLNLDGQEESICTELIADGELIEPNLKQHGLTREWLEDNLRKNNIFKIENVLFASYNPIDNSIYFDLRNDNLGKDTVDISDNKE; encoded by the coding sequence ATGAGGGTAATAATAGAAATTATTATACAAACATTAGTAGCGTTTTATGCTACTTTCTTTTTTGCTAGAATAATAGGCAAGAAACAGATTGGTGAATTAACCTTTTATGATTATATTAATGGTATTACCTTTGGATCCATAGCTGGTAATATGGCTAGTGATTTAGATCAGAGAACTTGGCAGCATTTTATTGGTTTGTTCTTATTTGCAGCTTTAACCTTTTTAATGCAATATATTGCATTAAAAAATAGAAAAGTTAGAAAGGTAATAGAAGGTGAAGCAACGATTTTAATTCATCAAGGCAAGATTTTAGAAGATAATCTTAGAAAGACAAGGTTTAACTTAGAAGACCTTCTTTCAGAATTAAGAAAGAATAATATTTTTGATATTAGAGATGCACATTTTGCTATTTTAGAAACTGATGGTAAATTAAGTGTACTTCCTAATGCTAATAAAAAATCACTGACCCCTCAAGATTTAAATTTAGACGGTCAAGAAGAGAGTATATGTACAGAGTTGATTGCTGATGGAGAATTAATAGAGCCAAATTTAAAGCAACATGGACTTACTAGAGAATGGTTAGAGGATAATTTGAGAAAAAATAATATTTTTAAAATAGAAAATGTACTATTTGCTAGTTATAATCCAATCGATAATAGTATATATTTTGATTTGAGGAATGATAATTTAGGTAAAGATACTGTGGATATTAGTGATAATAAAGAATAG
- the rd gene encoding rubredoxin has product MAKYECTVCGYVYDPEKGDPDSGIEAGTAFEDIPEDWECPLCGVSKDMFEKIED; this is encoded by the coding sequence ATGGCTAAATATGAATGTACAGTATGTGGTTATGTTTATGATCCTGAAAAAGGAGATCCAGATAGTGGCATTGAAGCAGGTACTGCTTTTGAAGATATTCCAGAGGATTGGGAATGTCCATTATGTGGTGTAAGCAAAGATATGTTTGAAAAAATAGAAGACTAA
- a CDS encoding stage V sporulation T C-terminal domain-containing protein yields MRATGIVRKIDNLGRVVIPKEIRTEMKIDNGNTLEIYVDQNDTVILKKYSPVRELRNLEGYIDTLVETTNCNVMISDTDRIIDSSSHFNEYTDKIVGNKVKEAMKSRKSIIIEEAKDEDICTNFRSKDDKLGSVLISPIIKQGDILGAVILSSKDKKLGDFETKVSEITAKVISKKLGL; encoded by the coding sequence ATGAGAGCAACAGGAATAGTCCGTAAAATCGATAATTTAGGTAGAGTAGTAATCCCAAAAGAAATTAGAACTGAAATGAAGATTGATAATGGGAACACCTTAGAGATTTATGTTGATCAGAATGATACAGTTATATTAAAGAAGTATAGTCCAGTAAGAGAATTAAGAAATTTAGAAGGATATATAGATACTTTGGTAGAAACAACCAACTGTAATGTTATGATATCAGATACAGATAGAATTATAGATAGCTCATCACATTTTAATGAGTATACTGATAAAATTGTAGGTAATAAGGTTAAAGAAGCTATGAAGTCTAGAAAGTCTATAATTATAGAAGAAGCTAAAGATGAAGATATTTGTACGAATTTTAGAAGCAAAGATGATAAATTAGGGTCAGTACTTATTTCACCAATTATTAAGCAAGGTGATATTTTAGGTGCTGTTATTTTATCATCAAAAGATAAAAAACTAGGTGATTTTGAAACTAAAGTTAGTGAAATCACAGCTAAAGTTATTAGTAAAAAATTAGGATTATAA
- a CDS encoding PadR family transcriptional regulator — protein MDYKGKLNRQFPAKISTTAFTSIYILHLVEKHGRMYGQKILDTINEQMGTRWKPSRGMVYPLLREMEDEGYLEAWWDEPDKRSIRYYRITEKGATHFEKMKIKYKSSFKDALKIVNTAIDEIYDGEI, from the coding sequence TTGGACTATAAAGGAAAATTGAATCGTCAGTTTCCTGCTAAAATAAGTACAACTGCTTTTACATCTATTTACATTTTACATTTAGTGGAAAAACATGGGAGGATGTATGGTCAGAAGATTCTCGATACTATCAATGAACAAATGGGAACTCGCTGGAAGCCATCTCGGGGTATGGTTTATCCATTATTGCGTGAAATGGAAGATGAAGGTTACTTAGAGGCTTGGTGGGATGAACCTGATAAAAGGTCGATTCGTTATTATCGTATAACTGAAAAAGGTGCTACTCATTTTGAGAAAATGAAGATAAAATATAAAAGCTCTTTTAAAGATGCTTTAAAAATTGTAAATACTGCAATTGATGAAATCTATGATGGTGAAATATAG
- a CDS encoding peptidase associated/transthyretin-like domain-containing protein, which yields MNFLRKRIVLLSVVLSLLFILVGCKEDELSTLTVKSNVKAEVTISRSGESKTLVGENLQFTELPTGEYELRATAEGYKDYTESIVLKSSNEIKEIKLDKIPVVKEEATEEKDQAKDSQEKVEVIKADLELSLFDVNNNPLKAKVILKKEDKVIARKEGQKLSFEDLNTGDYKVEVIREGYQKLVKDISLKEDGVEVPLYILGGQIKQLFVDKQNDIGKVKAAIKNIKADEELILALSYLDFSSETPEFNLNNELDRLAKIEYDARARGIDLVKEYGDELIANKVYTLGDEKEFVVSKDLKKANVNATLEAVGQHIYVFVDNNKTVATEKVEQLVAEFDNVIYPKLTKDIAQSKVVVLLTDFKDVPVTGYFNPADLYHDQGNEERMFYLNSDRSINTLLTAAAHQYQHLLFFTDKAKVGRIFNDAWIDQGLAQLAPRVCGYIDYEKEGWSTEKGNGWVYDKDYGYLNNTQKVDLLTHDGSLAFSGASSLFASYVLEQYGTELLDRIMNSSKDPIAVIEDYTDQEFSKIYMNWMTTNITDTINEIDNKLYKYNSFELQRMPKFAKQKINPKGIYYIKLDSNSSLNLDLSRIDGSGKLGIVLIKKKK from the coding sequence ATGAATTTTTTAAGAAAAAGAATAGTGTTGTTAAGTGTAGTCTTATCTCTCTTATTTATTTTGGTAGGGTGTAAAGAAGATGAACTATCAACATTAACTGTTAAGTCTAATGTTAAAGCAGAAGTAACAATTTCTAGAAGTGGTGAGAGTAAAACATTAGTAGGTGAAAATCTTCAATTTACAGAATTGCCTACTGGGGAATATGAATTAAGAGCTACTGCAGAAGGGTATAAGGATTATACAGAGTCTATTGTACTAAAATCAAGTAATGAGATTAAAGAGATCAAATTAGATAAAATTCCAGTTGTTAAAGAAGAAGCTACTGAAGAAAAGGATCAAGCAAAAGATTCTCAAGAGAAAGTTGAAGTAATTAAAGCAGATTTGGAGTTGAGTTTATTTGATGTTAATAATAATCCATTAAAGGCTAAAGTTATATTAAAGAAAGAAGATAAAGTAATAGCTAGAAAAGAAGGACAAAAGTTAAGTTTTGAAGATTTAAATACTGGAGATTATAAAGTTGAAGTTATTAGAGAAGGATATCAGAAGTTAGTAAAAGATATATCTTTAAAAGAAGATGGAGTAGAGGTCCCATTATATATTTTAGGTGGACAAATTAAACAGCTGTTTGTAGATAAGCAGAATGATATTGGAAAAGTAAAAGCAGCTATTAAAAATATAAAAGCTGATGAAGAATTAATTTTAGCACTTTCTTATTTAGATTTCTCAAGTGAAACTCCAGAGTTTAATTTAAATAATGAGTTAGATAGATTAGCTAAGATTGAATATGATGCTAGAGCTAGAGGTATTGATCTTGTTAAGGAATATGGAGATGAATTGATTGCTAATAAGGTATATACTTTGGGAGATGAAAAAGAATTTGTAGTTTCTAAAGACCTTAAAAAAGCTAATGTAAATGCTACTTTGGAAGCAGTTGGTCAACATATTTATGTTTTTGTTGATAATAATAAGACTGTTGCTACTGAAAAGGTAGAACAATTAGTAGCAGAATTTGATAATGTTATCTATCCTAAGTTAACCAAAGATATTGCTCAATCTAAAGTTGTAGTATTGTTAACTGATTTTAAAGACGTACCAGTAACAGGATACTTTAATCCAGCTGATTTATATCATGATCAAGGTAACGAAGAGAGAATGTTTTATCTAAACTCTGATAGAAGCATCAATACATTATTAACTGCTGCTGCACATCAATATCAACATTTGTTGTTCTTTACAGATAAAGCAAAGGTAGGTCGAATATTTAATGATGCTTGGATTGATCAAGGTTTAGCACAATTAGCTCCAAGAGTTTGCGGTTATATTGATTATGAGAAAGAAGGATGGTCTACTGAAAAAGGTAATGGGTGGGTGTATGATAAAGACTATGGTTATTTGAACAATACTCAAAAAGTAGATTTATTAACTCATGATGGTAGTTTAGCTTTTTCTGGGGCATCTTCATTATTTGCTAGTTATGTTCTAGAACAATATGGAACTGAACTTTTAGATAGAATTATGAATAGTTCAAAAGATCCTATAGCAGTAATTGAAGACTATACTGATCAAGAATTTAGTAAAATTTATATGAATTGGATGACAACAAACATAACTGATACCATAAATGAGATAGATAATAAGCTTTATAAGTATAATTCTTTTGAATTGCAGAGAATGCCTAAATTTGCAAAGCAAAAAATTAATCCAAAAGGAATATACTATATTAAGTTAGATTCAAACTCTTCATTAAATCTTGACTTATCTAGAATTGATGGAAGTGGAAAACTAGGAATTGTTTTAATTAAAAAGAAAAAATAA